The Henckelia pumila isolate YLH828 chromosome 2, ASM3356847v2, whole genome shotgun sequence genome includes a window with the following:
- the LOC140880702 gene encoding phosphoglycerate kinase, chloroplastic, which produces MASTAASTAFCAIPKASTSTSRSYVNAPTSHFIGRTPTRGLGFAAAAVDPLLCYHVATKMRSFYSSSAKPVRGVVSMAKKSVGDLTSADLKGKKVFVRADLNVPLDDNQNITDDTRIRAAIPTIKHLISNGAKVILSSHLGRPKGVTPKYSLAPLVPRLSELLGIQVVKADDCIGPEVEKLVAALPEGGVLLLENVRFYKEEEKNEPEFAKKLAAVADLFVNDAFGTAHRAHASTEGVTKFLRPSVAGFLLQKELDYLVGAVSSPKRPFAAIVGGSKVSSKIGVIESLLEKCDILLLGGGMIFTFYKAQGLSVGSSLVEEDKLDLATSLLAKAKAKGVNLLLPSDVVIADKFAPDANSKVVPSSAIPDGWMGLDIGPDSVKSFSDALDTTKTVIWNGPMGVFEFEKFAFGTEAIANKLAELSDKGVTTIIGGGDSVAAVEKVGVASVMSHISTGGGASLELLEGKELPGVLALDEAIPVAA; this is translated from the exons ATGGCTTCCACAGCAGCTTCTACTGCGTTTTGTGCCATTCCCAAGGCTTCTACCTCCACTTCCAGGTCTTATGTCAATGCCCCCACCTCCCATTTTATCGGCAGAACACCTACCCGTGGACTGGGATTCGCCGCCGCGGCTGTTGACCCTCTTCTTTGCTATCACGTGGCCACCAAGATGCGATCTTTTTACAGCTCCTCGGCCAAACCCGTGAGGGGCGTCGTCTCCATGGCCAAGAAAAGCGTTGGTGATCTCACATCCGCCGATCTCAAGGGCAAGAAGGTGTTTGTCAGGGCTGACCTTAATGTCCCTCTCGACGATAACCAGAACATTACTGATGATACTAGGATCAGAGCTGCTATTCCTACTATTAAGCATCTGATCAGTAATGGTGCTAAAGTCATTCTTTCCAGTCATCTG GGACGTCCGAAGGGAGTGACTCCAAAATATAGTCTTGCACCCCTTGTTCCCAGGCTGTCAGAATTGCTTGGTATTCAG GTTGTGAAAGCTGATGACTGTATTGGTCCCGAAGTTGAAAAATTGGTAGCTGCACTACCGGAAGGTGGAGTCCTCTTGCTTGAGAATGTGAGGTTTTACAAAGAGGAGGAGAAGAATGAACCTGAGTTTGCAAAGAAACTTGCCGCAGTGGCTGATCTTTTTGTGAATGACGCATTTGGTACTGCGCATAGAGCACACGCCTCTACTGAAGGAGTAACAAAATTCTTGAGGCCTTCAGTGGCTGGTTTCCTTCTACAAAAA GAGCTCGACTATCTTGTTGGGGCAGTTTCAAGCCCAAAGAGACCATTTGCTGCCATTGTCGGAGGTTCAAAGGTCTCCTCTAAGATTGGAGTGATTGAATCACTGCTGGAGAAGTGTGATATACTGCTGTTGGGCGGAGGAATGATCTTCACATTCTATAAAGCCCAAGGCCTATCCGTAGGATCTTCCCTGGTAGAAGAAGACAAGCTAGATCTTGCAACATCGCTTCTTGCAAAGGCCAAGGCCAAAGGAGTGAATCTTTTGCTACCGAGTGATGTGGTCATAGCTGACAAGTTTGCTCCGGATGCAAATAGCAAG GTTGTTCCATCATCTGCAATACCAGATGGCTGGATGGGATTGGATATTGGACCAGATTCTGTCAAGTCATTCAGTGATGCCCTGGATACTACAAAGACTGTCATTTGGAATGGTCCAATGGGAGTGTTTGAGTTTGAAAAGTTTGCCTTTGGCACTGAG GCAATTGCAAACAAGTTAGCAGAACTTAGTGACAAGGGAGTCACAACAATTATCGGTGGCGGAGATTCTGTTGCAGCTGTGGAGAAAGTTGGAGTGGCAAGTGTGATGAGCCACATATCCACCGGGGGTGGTGCCAGTTTGGAGCTTTTGGAAGGTAAAGAACTTCCTGGTGTTCTCGCCCTCGATGAAGCCATTCCAGTTGCTGCATGA